The nucleotide window GATAATCCAGAGACGGGAGTTAGGTTAATGGAATCAGACTATGTGGATAGAggtggtgaaattttaccacCTGTACAGACTCCAGCTGGACTAATGGGCTTGAGTATCGTATCCTTTCGATTGGTTATAATGAGTCCGATAATTTGAGTTTGTTTGGATTCCTTACAAACTGAAACACATTGAACAGTGTTACGACATGCGTTTCCCTGAAATATCTCTGAGTTTGAGAAAAATGGGGGCCCAAATACTGACGTTTCCCTCCGCATTCACGTATCAAACAGGTGCTGCTCATTGGGAGGTAATTCTGAGGGCTAGAGCAATAGAAAGCCAATGCTACGTAATTGCAGCGGCTCAAACAGGAGCACACAATAAGAAGCGTGTTAGTTGGGGACATGCGATGGTAATTGCAATTCTTTTAAGCTTCCAAACGATTCATAGGATCATTGTCTTTGGAAATCCTGCAATTTTATGTCTTTCGGTTTTACAGATTGTCGACCCGTGGGGAACGGTGATAGCACAATGCGCGGAAAGAACAGGTATCGCTGTAGCTGAAATAGACCTGGACTTGTTGGATAAAATCCGTAAAAATATGCCATGCGATAAACATAGGCGTACAGATTTATATCCTGAATTAAAGCCTCTGGAAcagttaaaataaataaaaccgtTCATTGAAGTTGATTGCCGAACTCGATTTATTGGCATTCAAATACATTCCGTTGTAGATTTTGAGATAGAGTGCCTAGTCTTCGTGGGGGCAAAAAGTACGTGTCTTTCGGACGAAGAGTGattaaaacgaaataaataaaagaattggaaaaaaaataaaaattaataataagaaaactaCTTCATTTCACGCTTTGTACACATCATTCTTCCCATACTGTACATATTACCTAAAACGATATATAAGAGAATTCATCTAATGAATCTACCTTAGCGCTTAATTGGTTTTGCTTTGGTGATAAATGCTTTCCGCAGATTCTGGGGTATTCTGCGGGCCCAATAGATCAGCATCAGCTCCGTTTAGAGCCCAGTTATGCTCGCATATTTCCAAGGCTTCCCACTCCGCTTTAAAAGCAGCTTTCGGATCCGGTGGCATAGACATAGCCGCTCCAGAAACTTGGTCTTGTAATAGTCTGGATGTGTCGGCAGCGTTGTTTTCACCTAGTACCAACGTGTAAATAGACCTGAGACCAAACACATTCAGGAAATACCAAGAGGCTGAAGAAACCCAAGCCGCATCCAGTGTCACAAGTTCAATACCACGCTGTAGCATCGGTTTAAACCGCAAAGTCAGTGGGAATGGTACTTTTGCTGTAATTAATAATCAGGATTGAATAAGGGCACGATACATGGCAGAAAAAGATCAGTTGAAAAGTGCAGTTTTAAAATGATAGAGAAGAACGTGACAGTGATTGTACACTTCTCAGTCATAAAATTGACCACATTCATTTTGCATCCTGGGCCTTGACGATAATCAAACCGCTGTACTTTTTCAAACATGACCCTTGTAAATGGATTGAGATTCATAGTTACTTGTAACAAAGCCTGAAAACATCCAGTTAATCCAGCCTCCGATCAAGACCATGGGAAGGACATTGGTCACGTTTCCCTTCAGCATGTCGGTCATCATACTGGGATCGGTCATTGGATTCTGAGATACTGGCGCTCGTTTTTGTGTCTTGAAGTAACCAGTTTCTtcgttgttgaaaaaatgccGACGCATTATAAACGCTGACTTAGGTATATACTGTCCATTCTCTCGCAGCATCCTGGAGCGAATCATCACTTGGCTGAAAATCGAAACAACACTCTCATACattgtgatcaatttttttttaagcgaGGATGTCTGGAAGGCGCAACATGCATTGGtcgtttaattatttactcaaTATTACGTATTTCAGGACTGCATGTACAAGTTGAGGTTAGGAGAGTCGGTTTTGGGCTGGGTAGGTTTCTCGCTCACCTGTCTTGAACCTGGTGAACTTCGACCTTTTTCTGGGACGCGAGGAGCATTGAGACATAGTGACGAACTATTCCTACTAAAAACGTTATCACTACGATGGGTAAAAATACCCAACCGCGAATATTCGAGTCAAGTAACAGCTCGGCCATGTTTGATCACTACGTAAACTTGCCAGTTGTCAACCGCAAAGACTCTGCAGTGATAATTTTCTACCTACCGCGCATCTCACGGCGCGTAGAAATCGTATTCGATTGGCAACATAACGTCTTTTATGCcaaatgtatattaatatgtATGTCGTAACATGCAGAATGATGTTGaaatcaaagtttcaaaagtcTAATTTCTGCAACCCTAATTTCCACGGTAAAAATCTACACTCGCTATAGCCGCAGCCGTTTAgcaaatcgaattttgaaattcgaaaatcgaacgTTCTGAATACCGCCGCGGCATGTGTGTACGCTTAGTTGCCAGTCAGCAGGAGTATCCAAATAAATAATCCTACGTGCCTACGATTGCCGCCAATAAGGCATTAAATAATTCTCACCCAATGCTTTCACCAAAGACGAATGTTTATTACTTAAAAATACATctacatgtataaaaattatattgcaGTAATTGAAAGAACCATCAAGCGTGTATAAAGCTTAGACAATCACACGATTTGCAGATTTGATAATTATAAATGGCTCGACGGTTTGTGATTCGATTTGAAACCGatttaataaacaaaagaaCCATGATCGACAATTTAAACGCAAAAAGACGTTTTATGCTTGTAAAACCGTTTTTGAGACGGCAAAGAAGTTCTAagcattcgaaattttttcgacaactTTTGGGGTCGATGTTGTCTGCAGACTCATACGCTCTATAGTCGAGACAACACTTGCCAGAAATTAGACTCACACGCAAGCGCAGTGAACCGTTTAGACCGAATAACAGTTGTCATATAGTAGGGCCTCATGCCATATATTACCCGTACTTTCAGCCCCGAGTATTCGACCCCCGCGTTTGAATCGATCAATTCAACGTGCCGCGGAGAACCGCAGAGCGCGAAACGGCAGAAGCATGttgttatacatacataacgCACCGTTTCGCGCACTGAATAGCGGCGGGTTACGAGAGAACCGCGAGaggtaaaaaatgttgactcaaatttgaaaaacgccGACATAAAGAATCGTTCGAAAGTTCAACGATGAGATGGATCAACCAAGAGGCCTTATACCAAGTGTCGAAGCATTAAAATTTCCAATCTACGTAAgttaattttatacatcaatattGTGTTCTGCTTGCACTACCGAAAAGGTTCAATGTGCGTAATTCACTTTATCCGGACAATGGCGATGAGCACTGTAAACAATTATTCACGGCAATACATGCGTTATTTTGAAATTGGAAAGCGATTTTTGTCTCTGTCATACTACGAACGACACGTTTTGCAGCATGGATGTGGGATCCTTGATCCCGGCTGGTCTGCAACCGAATCGATTAAACCTAACGAATGTAACGGCCGGATACAACAAGATATCGGAAAATCTGAGGAAACTTGCCCCGTCGGCGATGCAATGCGCTATTTTCTGCGGCGGTTCTAGGTGCAAATATGAAAATCCGAAAGCGTGGCCTCCCGTCCATATGGCTATACAGGACATCTACTCCCACTGGTGAGCCGATTTGATCATCGCCTGCGACAGGTTTTTAATCCTTGAAATCGCATCTTCGATTGTACAAATATACCCGTGTGTCATTAAAGTCTAAAATGCATATCCTGGTCGCGTTGTCCGTTGTTTGATCGTTTTTTCGGCCATCCAGTTACAGCGAAGGATAACGCATCACTTATACAGGTGCCTGCATGAATAGTGAATATCGATTGTCCGGGCCTATGACACGAATCCTCAATAAGCCGTTTCCTTTTCTATACAATTACGCAAAACTGTATGCCAATGACTACAGCCCACGCCTGTCAAACACTTGCTCTATATTTTCAGAGAAATTCAGAGTATATAATCTAAAAAACAGCTGCGAATAAACTGACTCGACTTTTTATTCGATTTGTGAAACAACTTTATATTAATCGTGTATGTTATGAAAagcttattattattcaaattaattccACTGCAGTAGACTCGATCGataagattgaaaaatcaCAGTGAAAGGCGTATTAAACTGAACACAAAAATGTTACGAGCTGGAAAACTATCCGATCATCACATATCGTACATTCTAAGGAGACAGTTATGCGAATCCTGATATGACTATTCCGGTTATCGAATTTCGTCCAGGGTCACCGAGGACGTTTTGGCGATGGCACGACCGAGCACAGAGCAAAtagtgaagaagaaaattgtcGCGCAATTTCAGGCATGGGGGATTAAGACGATCATCAATCTCCAGACTCCTGGAGAACACGCGAGCTGCGGGGGACCTTTGGAAGACAGTGGATTCAGCTACGACCCGAACGTCTTTATGGCCGATAAAAGTGAGCATTTTTCACCTACAATCTAGCTACCAAGTAATCGAACGCGACACGAATCAATTACAatgtttttcgcaaatttggGACCAAGAAGATCAACGTCGTTTGAATTGTCCCGGAAAAGGATTAAAAAACTACCGTACGACTTTTTGTTGTGCTGAAATTTCGGATTCAGAGTCGAAAATTCCTGCTTTTTGTACTCGTATAACGTAAAATAATTGAGTcgtatttatcaatttccgTTACAAACTATAATTTCAACATTGATGTACAATTGAATTTTAACACTTTAATGATACGTATAATACCTTAGCGTCGTGGGTAACGAGTATGGTACCtttgatttttaaatctaTCTATGCTAATTGCTTTGctttttctttgttacaattgaaaacaaaagagaAAACGAATCACCAAATTATTCTTCccaaaattattaaaacttttatgaaaatgagaaagtccaaaaaaatttttcatcatgaattgggaacaaaaaaatttctctcaattcCAAAAATCGACGTCCTTCTTGATAACGAAGTGGTCCGTTATAGTTTACTACTACAATTTCGCATGGAAGGACTACGGGGACGCGACCCTGGGAAAGCTCTTGGACATGGTGAAGGTCGTCGCGTTCGCCGTTCAGGAAGGCAGAGTGGCGATACATTGTCATGCTGGTAAGTAAACGAGCTcgagtgtttcaaaataagaaaataaaacgacgaaaacaggggaaaaaaaagaaaaaaaaaaaaaaaaaacggacgACCGAAagcggaaataataattaatcacgtCAAGTGACTTGCCTAATATCATAAAAGTTGTATAATAATGAGCGTAAAAAGAACCGATACAAATCTCTCCCCTTGTgtaaaaatacacaaatatatatatttgtatatgtatatatgtcaCGTATGTGTAAAGTGCTGATTGTAGTTGCTTTTCAACGCACGCGGCCTGTTGagatcgttgtgataattaCTAACGAATAGGCTGAGAGAGTTAAGGggataacaaataaaaaaaaaaacaatattaataataataaaagtctACTCTACATCATGCAtgataattgattatttatgCACAGTCgtatgtttatttaatttatatattcaagATTGGATACCACGTTACCGTCATGTTTTTTACTTGCGataggaatttttttcgaataattttacgaAGGAACCGAAATTAGTAcgtttcgtttgcatgttatATTTAAATAGGAAAGAGTCTTGAGCTTAAAATTCTGGACTTCGGGATTTTTTACACGGTAAAAATTAACGTTAATAAACTCTGTTCTCTAgcatgtattaaaaatatttgcccAAATTTAAAACTATCGTACACGTACGTGTACTTGTAAtgccattttcatttttaacgatGGTACAAATATATCTCTGCATTTAGCTTGAAAGCTCATCAATTTATCGATTTTACAGTTATTATagtgtgtataatacatgtatcgTCTAATTGCGACTCTTGTAACTTGAATATTAAGGGTATTACTATATTTACAGCATTGTATCGTTAGAATGTTTACCAATTATTCCAAATATGAGTTGTACATAGTTTTCTGTGAAATTCAAGGATCTCTTTCCTTCATCCTTCCTCATAATCCGACGGTAAAAGGtatatgaaatcaaatttaaaCTTTTCGCCGTGCGGCGTTTGTTCAGTTGGAATTTGCAATAAGTTAAAAGCTGGGGTTGATTCGTGGCCAGAAAATAACTCGACTTGTCTGAAAACACTAATCTACTCCTGAGCCTGGAAAAGTTGTGAGactaatattatcattatatcgCAAGAGCACGATATGTTTGCTGTATAGTACAAAGGATATTTTCTGGACGACTTCTGTAAACTTCCCTTTATACccataatattatacatgaattgTATTGATCTTAACAACTTAACACTTAATACACTAAAGTGTCAATTGCTATTTCTTAGCTCAAAGAACAATTGCCCAAAAGATATATTTACCTATTACTTTATCAGACTTTAA belongs to Neodiprion lecontei isolate iyNeoLeco1 chromosome 5, iyNeoLeco1.1, whole genome shotgun sequence and includes:
- the LOC107217615 gene encoding deaminated glutathione amidase isoform X1 — protein: MIRSLILPLPSLCQFTCNSSIFVATRALSTMSTRLVAVCQMTSTGDREKNFEVVSSLVSQAKGNNACIAMFPEACDYLADNKKDIVAMAEPLDGELMRRYKCLAQTHDIYLSLGGIHEKSAENRDKIYNSHVLINNRGEMVAVYRKIHLFDMDNPETGVRLMESDYVDRGGEILPPVQTPAGLMGLSICYDMRFPEISLSLRKMGAQILTFPSAFTYQTGAAHWEVILRARAIESQCYVIAAAQTGAHNKKRVSWGHAMIVDPWGTVIAQCAERTGIAVAEIDLDLLDKIRKNMPCDKHRRTDLYPELKPLEQLK
- the LOC107217615 gene encoding deaminated glutathione amidase isoform X2 codes for the protein MIRSLILPLPSLCQFTCNSIFVATRALSTMSTRLVAVCQMTSTGDREKNFEVVSSLVSQAKGNNACIAMFPEACDYLADNKKDIVAMAEPLDGELMRRYKCLAQTHDIYLSLGGIHEKSAENRDKIYNSHVLINNRGEMVAVYRKIHLFDMDNPETGVRLMESDYVDRGGEILPPVQTPAGLMGLSICYDMRFPEISLSLRKMGAQILTFPSAFTYQTGAAHWEVILRARAIESQCYVIAAAQTGAHNKKRVSWGHAMIVDPWGTVIAQCAERTGIAVAEIDLDLLDKIRKNMPCDKHRRTDLYPELKPLEQLK
- the LOC107217615 gene encoding deaminated glutathione amidase isoform X3, whose amino-acid sequence is MSTRLVAVCQMTSTGDREKNFEVVSSLVSQAKGNNACIAMFPEACDYLADNKKDIVAMAEPLDGELMRRYKCLAQTHDIYLSLGGIHEKSAENRDKIYNSHVLINNRGEMVAVYRKIHLFDMDNPETGVRLMESDYVDRGGEILPPVQTPAGLMGLSICYDMRFPEISLSLRKMGAQILTFPSAFTYQTGAAHWEVILRARAIESQCYVIAAAQTGAHNKKRVSWGHAMIVDPWGTVIAQCAERTGIAVAEIDLDLLDKIRKNMPCDKHRRTDLYPELKPLEQLK
- the LOC107217616 gene encoding ER membrane protein complex subunit 3 codes for the protein MAELLLDSNIRGWVFLPIVVITFLVGIVRHYVSMLLASQKKVEVHQVQDSQVMIRSRMLRENGQYIPKSAFIMRRHFFNNEETGYFKTQKRAPVSQNPMTDPSMMTDMLKGNVTNVLPMVLIGGWINWMFSGFVTTKVPFPLTLRFKPMLQRGIELVTLDAAWVSSASWYFLNVFGLRSIYTLVLGENNAADTSRLLQDQVSGAAMSMPPDPKAAFKAEWEALEICEHNWALNGADADLLGPQNTPESAESIYHQSKTN